From a region of the Labrus mixtus chromosome 5, fLabMix1.1, whole genome shotgun sequence genome:
- the LOC132974898 gene encoding NACHT, LRR and PYD domains-containing protein 3-like isoform X6: protein MDQCEDTEEGVPPSKTSLCEEHEALRMQEQRPDSPGPSCVSMKSDRSKRLPIFFKDGHPADGRMQEQRPDSPGPSCVSMKSDWSMGRIIDFKDGRPADGRVQQESSNVHRDQPDQQNPTDLDSIFMLLEENIITFVKNELKRVQRVLSPDYPECLESQSEDEEQGRSCKEAFLKITLHFLRRMKQEELADCLQSRTVAAECRRKLKSNLKEKFQCVFEGIVKAGNPTLLNQIYTELYITEGGTGEVNDEHEVRQIETASRKPHRPETTIRQEDIFKVSPGRDEPIRRVMTKGVAGIGKTVLTQKFTLDWAEDKDNQDIHFTFPFTFRELNVLKKKKFSLLELVHHFFPETKEAGICRFEEFQVVFIFDGLDECRLPLDFKNNQTLTDVTESTSVDVLLTNLIRGKLLPSARLWITTRPAAANQIPPECVDMVTEVRGFTDPQKEEYFRKRFRNEEQASRIISHIKTSRSLHIMCHIPVFCWITATVLEDVLKTREGGELPKTLTEMYIHFLVVQSKLKNIKYDGGAETDPQWNKKSRKMIESLGKLAFEQLQKGNLIFYDSDLTECDIDIREASVYSGVFTQIFKEERGLYQDKVFCFIHLSVQEFLAALHVHLTFINSGVNLMSEEQTTSRWSKLFREKPNPTPLYLSAVNQALQSPNGHLDLFLRFLLGLSLETNQNLIRGLLTHTGSGSKTNQKTVKYIKKKISEDLSAEKSINLFHCLNELNDRSLVEEIQQSLILGRLSTDKLSPAQWSALVFILLSSEKDLDVFDLKKYSASEEALLRLLPVIKASNKALLSGCNLSERSCEALSSVLSSQSSSLRELDLSNNNLQDSGVKLLCSGLKSPLCRLDTLSLSNCLITGEGCTSLASALSSSPLRDLDLSYNHPGERGEKLLSARLEDPHCRLETLRLDHSGLHRLKPGLRKYLQQLLVSKKELPPEQQEWSHILDQEDTKPQHIKEEHEELWSSQEEEQLQELEEADTAKFPFTPVSVKSEDDEEKPQSSQLHQRQTEQMETGVDREDCGGAEPEWYSDPERHLQPETEVKTEDSYEPETDGSHDWQETREDLSELNLKNKELKTGKRAHRCSECAKIFNVKENLTRHMMIHTGEKPFSCSQCEKVFTHKASLTCHMAIHRGEKPFSSPFCSKAFQQKGVLTQHILVHTGEKLFSCSECGKRFRFEGNLTKHMMIHTGEKQYRCSHCGKRCTHKASLTYHMAIHREKSFRCSELWKTI, encoded by the exons gatgcaggaacagagaccagactctcctggacccagctgtgtgtccatgaagagtgaCTGGTCTATGGGTCGTATTATTGACTTTAAAGATGGACGTCCTGCTGATGGAag AGTTCAACAGGAGAGCTCCAACGTTCACAGAGATCAACCAGACCAGCAGAATCCAACAGACCTGGACTCCATCTTTATG ctgctggaggagaacatCATCACCTTTGTGAAGAACGAGCTGAAGAGAGTCCAGAGGGTTCTGAGTCCAGATTACCCAGAATGCTTAGAGAGTCAgagtgaggatgaagagcaggGGAGAAGCTGTAAAGAAGCATTTTTGAAGATCACTCTGCACTTCCTGAGGagaatgaagcaggaggagctggctgactgtctgcagagca gaaCAGTCGCTGCAGAGTGCCGGCGTAAACTCAAATCTAACCTGAAGGAGaagttccagtgtgtgtttgaggggattGTTAAAGCAGGAAACCCAACCCTTCTGAACCAGATCTACAcagagctctacatcacagagggagggactggAGAGGTCAATGATGAACATGAGGTCAGACAGATTGAAACAGCATCCAGGAAACCACACAGACCAGAAAcaaccatcagacaagaagacatctttaaagtctcacctggaagagatgaaccaatcagaagagtGATGACAAAGGGAGTGGCTGGCATCGGGaaaacagtcttaacacagAAGTTCACTTTGGATTGggctgaagacaaagacaaccaGGACATACACttcacatttccattcactttcagagagctgaatgtgctgaagaagaaaaagttcagCCTGTTGGAACTTGTTCATCACTTCTTTCCTGAAACCAAAGAAGCAggaatctgcaggtttgaagagttccaggttgtgttcatttttgacggtctggatgagtgtcgacttcctctggactttaaaaacaaccagACCCTGACTGATGTCACAGAGTCCACCTCAGTGGATGTGCTGCTGACAAACCTCATCAGGGGGAAACTGCTTCCCTCTGCTCGCCTCTGGATAACCAcacgacctgcagcagccaatcagatccctcctgagtgtgttgacatggtgacagaggtcagagggttcACTGACCCACAGAAGGAGGAGTACTTCAGGAAGAGATTCAGAAATGAGGAGCAGGCCAGCAGAATCATCTCCCACATCAAAACATCCAGaagcctccacatcatgtgccacatcccagtcttctgctggatcactgctacagttctggaggatgtgctgaagaccagagagggaggagagctgcccaagaccctgactgagatgtacatccacttcctggtggttcagtccaaactgaagaacatcaagtatgatggaggagctgagacagatccacagtggaataaaaagagcaggaagatgattgagtctctgggaaaactggcttttgagcagctgcagaaaggaaacctgaTCTTCTATgactcagacctgacagagtgtgACATTGATATCAGAGAAGCCTCAGTGTACTCAGGAGTGTTCACACAgatctttaaagaggagagaggactgtaccaggacaaggtgttctgcttcatccatctgagtgttcaggagtttctggCTGCTCTTCATGTCCATCTGACCTTCATCAACTCTGGAGTCAATCTGATGtcagaagaacaaacaacatCCAGGTGGTCTAAATTATTCAGAGAAAAACCTAACCCAACACCTTTATATCTGAGTGCTGTGAACCAGGCCTTACAGAGTCCTAATGGACACCTGGACTTGttcctccgcttcctcctcGGTCTTTCTCTAGAGACCAATCAGAATCTCATACGAggtctgctgacacacacaggaagtggctcaaagaccaatcagaaaacagtcaagtacatcaagaagaagatcagtgaggatctgtctgcagagaaaagcatCAATCTGTTCCACTGTCTGAATGAACTGAATGATCGTTCTCTAGTGGAGGAGATCCAACAGTCCCTGATATTAGGACGTCTCTCTACAGATAAACTGTCTCCTGCTCAGTGGTCAGCTCTGGTCTTCATCTTACTGTCATCAGAAAAAGATCTGGACGTGTTTGACCTGAAGAAATACTCTGCTTCAGAGGAGGCTCTTCTGAGGCTGCTGCCTGTGATCAAAGCTTCAAACAAAGCTCT GCTGAGTGGCTGTAACctctcagagagaagctgtgaagctctgtcctcagtcctcagctcccagtcctctagtctgagagagctggacctgagcaacaacaacctgcaggattcaggagtgaagctgctgtgtagtgGACTAAAGAGTCCTCTCTGTAGACTGGACACTCTCAG tctgtcaAACTGTCTGATCACAGGAGAAGGTTGTAcgtctctggcctcagctctaagctcctcccccctgCGAGATCTGGACCTGAGCTACAATCATCcaggagaacgaggagagaagctgctgtctgctcGACTGGAGGATccacactgcagactggagacactgag GTTGGACCATAGTGGACTGCACAGACTGAAGCCTGGTCTgaggaagt atctccagcagctgttggtgagtaaaaaagagcttccacctgagcagcaggagtggagccacattctggaccaggaggacactaagccccaacacattaaagaagaacatgaggaactgtggagcagtcaggaggaagaacagcttcaagaactggaggaggctgataccgccaagttccccttcactcctgtctctgtgaagagtgaagatgatgaagagaaacctcagtcctcacagcttcatcagagacaaactgaacagatggaaacaggagttgatagagaggactgtggaggagcagaaccagagtggtactcagatccagagagacatttacaaccagagactgaggtcAAGACTGAAGACTCTTATGAACCTGAGACTGATGGCAGTCATGATTggcaagagacaagagaagatctgtcagaattaaacttgaaaaataagGAACTTAAGACTGGTAAGAGAGCACATAGGTGCTCGGAGTGCGCTAAAATATTTAACGTAAAAGAAAATTTGACCAgacacatgatgattcacactggagaaaaacccttcagctgctctcaaTGTGAGAAAGTATTTACACATAAGGCCAGTCTGACATGTCACATGGCAATTCACAGAGGGGAGAAACCCTTCAGTTCCCCTTTTTGCAGTAAAGCATTTCAACAAAAAGGAGTCTTAACCCAACACAttttagttcatacaggagagaaactcttcagctgctctgagtgtggtaaaaggtttAGATTTGAGGGAAATCTGACcaaacacatgatgattcacactggagagaaacaaTATCGCTGCTCTCACTGTGGGAAAAGATGTACCCATAAGGCTAGTCTGACATATCACATGGCAATTCACAGAGAGAAATCCTTTAgatgctctgagt tGTGGAAAACAATTTAG